In one window of Prosthecobacter fusiformis DNA:
- the vccA gene encoding Verru_Chthon cassette protein A has translation MKRIQLSDLIAKKKSISPSVMKHIRLFLADARRHQGLALIIVLSMLALATIVILAFLSVADTENKATNVYSASQSSRRFADTAVNMVISQIRAGSARETPGTPVIHATQPGAVRKYAASGDFLAGYKLFSDKDMVYRATGNSGQVNQAEFDFVRNSEPPADWNQGNNLARYVDLNDPVIKGVATGAENNKAQPQIYFPIIDPRAGQDIDPTGQETPVEGFSYETKTALTSATLSGVAVGQDTAPIVKPAADTLANNINTLRLAMPVQWLYVLKDGTVGYLNDGLNFMVLDNQEGGLPGGPSVSPDEDYGVPSEVNPIVGRVAFWTDDETCKVNINTASEPTYVGQPIYYHERDHQWGDYPPATREYQRYPGHPATVALSSILYPNPLQSANRSLDTYGRAGPVANKARALAVKERIYDLIPRIHTGGSIAGTRTFEADDFDSNDTEVGSMVAIEDAMNERLYSSVDELLFDQTNDNTSRILNNAQANAEVTLFNKTTLERASAFLTASSRASEINLFGIPRIAMWPLPDASSSPAVPGTGYDSLIRFCSRLGSASNLYAFQRKLSRTIPGVGNGAFGDISIQRNLDLLNMLDKMLGNLPEGSQQPFPTKSIIGETASTFEAKLTEDNTHQLIVSMFDYIRSINLYDSFLVPSSREDWPEASSSANIYDVREDTEQFKTYTPGVYRNSSTTVDSNTGISYKEDPRRDRFFPGHGQVTPSLHPSWKVTNGGSVKGFGRFISISEIGIQFICTADGQNDMYSWRIPEKDNSAPESNVEKPRQFKIPEIALEALDADPRVSGGRTALVVDGTEYDATSQTKIFDVEQNNVPGFAPTGRYLTNLEAIHWSKTGAGANTKLFKNRFYSNYPPLSNPDTYVDYGIASGSSKPLSIEDPNHGKYRENHPGFQRENWNYTLDFDTPLETNQKRIQAMLQLEFFTPSVGYTEINPEYTIVLSGSDVSNLRVGNNVLFSTTTDLVLKSGNSLYLQGSSPEIGGFVSFRSVLLDRPVATRPPMPSDTGYESSATGSTHSQVLNLNLVSNFFTWEHGQPLEFQGGNIEIKIYDHHVNAGTTDDPVQIIQFNMLDGQFPAPDLVVVGTSGMDLVDKSGKQYTHPVIQAPHWWAFHKDGVFRTKDGELRGKELRGRLFKYTSPDPNGGSVAKVPDIDKFDIYHQCMPGAHALIYSGDLDNFKDVVIQPKEKLYEDKMLRIAYGPNETLVPARATVDDQSWNRPWHFGTDTVRALQPPYGDARLIAGKYKVEPSDWRPHRFWNDQNEYMAHNFSGYNAGGEPGFDRGISNMALVSTANNQSRGLPVNVTAKPERTPDAPHGTSNPNSGHLKMQRYYDFDDSNPGGRVGPFINKVDEGNYAVYTEKLSTWTQAMKWRFTYFKGADTNAAYANSTGSYFSPNRMVSSPVVMGSLPSRLWDANGEGAWTNLLFRPYVPVDAGESGSLVTPATSHPGQASPPDHYLLDLFWMPVVEPYAISEPLSTAGKINLNYQIMPFTHIRRATAVHAAMKGELMAALPNASYEMSKDVSNSWSRDGQTEPRFRSETNGNHYWHREIVIDRFYPETQLWWEQGLAERVQGTLRQFEERFNFGRGEMLGATGNTTADASFRGGLFRTTSQLCEMHLIPGKVDTGANVTATEMSGTKSTRDNALSKFWGKHAATGDNTRERPYSNLYAKFTTRSNTFKVHVRSQAIRKALRSVDHDKFDPDKDLVSGEFRGSFLLERYIDQADLSNPQNNVDYAAASNPFALKPLESYYRFRVLESKRFAP, from the coding sequence TTGAAAAGAATTCAGCTTTCCGATTTAATCGCAAAAAAGAAATCAATTTCCCCCTCCGTCATGAAACACATACGCCTCTTTCTTGCTGACGCACGCCGTCACCAGGGGTTAGCCCTGATCATCGTGCTCTCGATGCTCGCCCTAGCCACGATCGTCATCCTGGCCTTTCTCAGCGTCGCTGACACAGAAAATAAGGCAACCAACGTCTATTCCGCCTCGCAGTCCTCGCGCCGGTTTGCGGATACAGCGGTGAACATGGTCATCTCACAGATTCGAGCTGGTTCGGCTCGTGAGACGCCTGGGACACCGGTTATCCACGCCACACAGCCAGGTGCTGTAAGGAAGTATGCCGCCAGCGGAGACTTCCTCGCAGGATATAAACTGTTTTCTGACAAGGACATGGTTTACCGGGCCACAGGCAACTCTGGCCAGGTTAATCAGGCTGAATTCGATTTTGTGCGAAATTCAGAACCTCCTGCAGATTGGAATCAGGGAAACAACTTGGCACGCTATGTGGATCTTAACGACCCAGTCATCAAGGGTGTAGCAACAGGAGCGGAAAATAATAAAGCACAGCCCCAAATTTATTTCCCGATCATTGACCCGCGCGCAGGGCAGGACATCGATCCCACAGGCCAGGAAACGCCGGTTGAAGGCTTTTCCTATGAGACAAAAACAGCATTAACCTCAGCTACCTTAAGTGGAGTCGCCGTCGGCCAGGATACTGCACCCATTGTTAAGCCAGCGGCAGATACCCTGGCCAATAATATCAATACTCTCCGTTTAGCCATGCCGGTCCAGTGGCTGTATGTGTTGAAAGACGGCACCGTGGGGTATTTAAATGATGGATTAAATTTCATGGTTTTAGACAACCAAGAAGGCGGGCTGCCAGGAGGACCTTCGGTGTCTCCTGATGAAGACTACGGCGTTCCTTCGGAAGTGAATCCCATTGTAGGCCGCGTCGCTTTCTGGACAGACGACGAGACTTGCAAAGTCAACATCAATACGGCTTCAGAGCCTACCTATGTCGGTCAGCCCATCTATTATCATGAGCGTGATCACCAGTGGGGAGATTATCCTCCTGCGACCCGTGAATACCAGCGTTATCCTGGTCATCCCGCCACAGTTGCCCTCAGTAGTATCCTTTACCCGAATCCCCTGCAAAGTGCCAACCGCAGCTTAGACACCTATGGACGTGCGGGGCCAGTGGCCAACAAAGCCCGAGCTCTTGCTGTTAAAGAGCGAATCTATGACTTGATCCCACGCATCCACACTGGGGGCAGCATCGCAGGCACACGCACTTTTGAGGCAGATGATTTTGACAGCAATGACACGGAAGTAGGTTCCATGGTGGCCATTGAAGATGCAATGAACGAAAGGCTTTATTCTAGTGTGGACGAACTCCTATTCGACCAGACAAATGATAATACCAGCCGCATTCTTAACAATGCTCAAGCCAATGCTGAGGTGACTCTATTCAATAAAACGACTTTAGAGCGCGCTTCTGCATTCTTAACAGCCAGCAGCCGGGCCAGTGAAATCAACCTGTTTGGCATCCCCAGGATCGCCATGTGGCCTTTGCCCGATGCCTCCTCTTCACCGGCTGTGCCCGGCACCGGATATGACAGCCTGATTCGGTTTTGCTCCCGTCTTGGATCAGCATCCAATCTTTATGCTTTCCAGCGTAAACTTTCCCGGACCATTCCAGGTGTTGGAAATGGAGCGTTTGGTGACATTAGCATTCAGCGGAATTTAGATTTGTTAAACATGCTGGATAAAATGCTGGGTAACTTGCCTGAGGGTAGCCAACAGCCATTTCCAACGAAAAGCATCATTGGCGAAACTGCCAGCACTTTTGAAGCAAAGCTTACAGAGGACAATACTCATCAATTGATCGTTTCGATGTTTGATTACATCCGCTCCATCAATCTCTATGATAGTTTCTTAGTACCTTCGAGCCGCGAAGACTGGCCTGAAGCGAGTTCCAGTGCTAATATATATGATGTGCGCGAAGATACAGAGCAGTTTAAAACTTACACGCCGGGTGTGTATAGAAATTCCTCAACGACTGTCGATTCAAATACTGGCATCAGTTACAAGGAGGATCCCAGGAGAGACAGATTTTTCCCAGGTCATGGACAGGTAACTCCTTCGTTGCATCCAAGTTGGAAGGTTACTAATGGCGGCTCAGTCAAAGGATTCGGACGATTCATTTCTATCAGTGAAATCGGAATCCAGTTCATCTGCACGGCTGATGGGCAAAACGACATGTACAGCTGGAGAATTCCTGAAAAGGATAATTCTGCGCCTGAGTCAAACGTAGAAAAGCCTCGCCAGTTTAAAATCCCGGAAATTGCTTTGGAAGCCCTGGATGCCGATCCCAGGGTTAGTGGCGGACGCACTGCTTTGGTAGTGGACGGTACGGAATATGACGCTACTTCCCAGACTAAAATATTTGATGTTGAGCAGAATAATGTTCCTGGGTTTGCACCTACCGGGCGGTACCTTACTAATTTAGAAGCAATACACTGGAGCAAGACAGGGGCGGGAGCTAACACTAAATTATTTAAAAATAGATTTTATTCCAATTACCCCCCCTTGTCAAATCCCGATACTTATGTTGACTACGGCATTGCTTCTGGCAGTTCTAAGCCTCTAAGTATAGAAGATCCAAATCACGGTAAATATAGAGAAAATCACCCTGGCTTTCAGCGCGAAAATTGGAACTATACATTGGATTTCGATACACCTTTAGAGACAAATCAAAAGCGTATTCAGGCCATGTTGCAGTTGGAATTCTTCACTCCTTCGGTTGGATATACGGAAATCAATCCAGAATATACGATTGTTTTGTCAGGCTCTGACGTTAGTAATCTACGGGTTGGTAATAATGTACTATTTAGTACTACAACTGATCTTGTTCTGAAAAGTGGAAATAGTCTTTACCTTCAAGGAAGCTCTCCTGAAATAGGCGGATTTGTGTCTTTTAGATCGGTTTTGTTAGATCGTCCGGTCGCAACACGGCCTCCGATGCCTTCAGACACTGGTTACGAATCCAGTGCGACTGGTTCAACTCACTCCCAAGTGCTCAATTTGAATTTAGTATCGAACTTCTTTACCTGGGAGCATGGCCAACCCCTTGAATTTCAAGGAGGGAACATTGAAATTAAAATCTATGACCACCATGTGAATGCTGGCACTACAGACGATCCCGTCCAGATTATACAATTCAACATGCTAGATGGTCAGTTTCCTGCACCGGATTTGGTGGTGGTGGGCACGTCCGGGATGGACTTGGTCGACAAAAGTGGAAAACAGTATACTCATCCCGTGATCCAAGCACCTCATTGGTGGGCATTTCATAAGGATGGAGTTTTCCGCACCAAAGACGGTGAACTCCGTGGTAAAGAACTTCGAGGGCGTTTATTTAAATATACATCGCCTGACCCCAATGGTGGAAGTGTGGCGAAAGTGCCAGACATTGATAAATTTGACATATATCATCAATGCATGCCAGGAGCGCATGCTTTAATTTATTCCGGTGACTTAGATAATTTTAAAGACGTTGTGATACAGCCCAAGGAAAAGCTTTACGAGGACAAAATGCTACGTATTGCCTACGGGCCAAATGAGACATTGGTGCCTGCACGTGCTACAGTTGATGACCAAAGTTGGAACCGCCCTTGGCATTTTGGTACTGATACAGTTCGTGCTTTGCAACCCCCTTATGGTGATGCTCGTCTAATTGCTGGCAAGTACAAGGTGGAACCTTCAGATTGGCGTCCTCATCGTTTTTGGAACGACCAAAATGAGTACATGGCTCATAACTTTTCTGGATACAATGCGGGTGGTGAACCTGGGTTTGACCGAGGAATATCTAATATGGCTCTGGTATCTACAGCGAACAATCAATCGCGCGGCCTGCCTGTGAATGTTACGGCTAAGCCTGAACGCACTCCAGATGCTCCTCATGGTACCAGCAATCCAAACTCAGGGCATCTTAAAATGCAGAGATATTACGATTTTGACGATTCGAATCCCGGGGGGCGGGTTGGACCCTTCATCAATAAAGTGGATGAGGGCAATTACGCCGTATATACAGAGAAGTTATCAACATGGACGCAAGCGATGAAATGGCGGTTCACGTACTTTAAAGGTGCGGATACAAATGCAGCTTATGCCAACTCGACAGGAAGCTATTTCAGTCCGAACCGTATGGTCTCTTCCCCCGTTGTGATGGGTTCACTTCCTTCTCGTCTTTGGGATGCCAATGGGGAGGGGGCATGGACGAATCTTTTGTTCCGGCCTTATGTCCCTGTTGATGCTGGGGAGTCAGGAAGTCTCGTAACGCCCGCTACCTCTCACCCTGGACAGGCATCTCCGCCTGATCATTACCTGCTGGATCTCTTCTGGATGCCCGTGGTAGAACCCTATGCCATCAGCGAGCCTTTATCCACAGCGGGCAAGATTAATCTAAATTATCAAATCATGCCGTTTACTCACATTCGTCGCGCTACCGCAGTGCATGCGGCGATGAAAGGCGAACTGATGGCAGCATTGCCCAATGCAAGTTATGAGATGTCGAAAGATGTTTCGAACAGTTGGAGTAGGGATGGCCAGACTGAACCTAGATTCCGTAGTGAGACAAACGGCAACCATTACTGGCACCGGGAGATCGTAATCGACCGCTTTTATCCTGAAACACAATTATGGTGGGAACAGGGCCTAGCGGAACGCGTGCAGGGGACTCTGCGCCAGTTCGAAGAGCGCTTTAACTTCGGGCGGGGTGAAATGCTGGGTGCCACCGGAAACACGACTGCTGATGCCAGCTTCAGAGGTGGGCTGTTCCGTACGACCTCCCAACTTTGTGAAATGCACCTCATCCCAGGCAAAGTAGATACAGGTGCAAATGTGACTGCTACAGAAATGAGCGGTACCAAATCAACCAGAGATAATGCGTTGAGTAAATTCTGGGGTAAACATGCAGCGACTGGAGACAACACGCGCGAAAGGCCCTACTCAAATCTTTACGCCAAGTTCACGACTCGGTCGAATACCTTCAAGGTCCATGTAAGGTCTCAGGCGATACGCAAAGCGTTGCGCTCTGTGGACCACGATAAGTTTGACCCGGATAAAGACTTGGTGAGCGGAGAATTCCGCGGGTCCTTCCTGCTGGAGCGCTACATTGATCAGGCGGATCTCTCGAATCCACAAAACAATGTGGATTATGCCGCTGCTTCAAACCCTTTCGCGCTAAAACCTCTGGAAAGCTACTATCGCTTCCGTGTTCTTGAATCGAAGCGCTTCGCCCCGTAA
- the vccC gene encoding Verru_Chthon cassette protein C, whose translation MMSPQHSFAPGRKAFTLVEVLVSMTVLLILLLISAQVIGTVQSTWTSSNARVSQFREARTAFDIITRNLSQATLNTYVDYDDSYLKDGVSNANISTRAPTKYLRKSDLRFICGPSVAAEGSPMDGLLAQAGGRAYSPGHAVFFQAPLGVSHDPAYVGLDRLLCGRGYFVQYTSDEFFRPDVLPVGVPNYRYRLMEFSPPAEKNLIYDENDKLKWFQQAGAPIPNEETPIERGFTRPIADNIVALIISPQVETAAALAGTADGTAAATYQSVYSYDSAGELIPLPEDDRHRLPPLVKVVLVAIDERTADRLSQEGTPGTPPFGNDIADLIGGDDNEVDVNETVEAIAAKLRERRINYRIFSSTVSLRGAKWSR comes from the coding sequence ATGATGAGTCCTCAACATTCTTTTGCCCCTGGGCGCAAAGCTTTCACGCTAGTGGAAGTGCTGGTTTCTATGACGGTCTTGCTCATCCTGCTGCTCATCAGCGCCCAGGTGATCGGGACTGTACAGAGCACATGGACCTCCTCCAATGCACGGGTTAGCCAATTCCGAGAGGCGCGAACGGCTTTTGACATCATCACCCGTAATCTCAGCCAAGCCACGCTGAATACTTATGTGGATTATGATGACAGCTATTTGAAGGACGGTGTCTCTAATGCAAACATCAGCACAAGAGCTCCCACTAAATATCTACGTAAATCGGATCTGCGCTTTATTTGCGGACCTTCCGTCGCGGCTGAAGGTTCGCCGATGGATGGGCTGCTGGCCCAGGCGGGTGGGCGCGCTTATTCACCCGGGCATGCAGTGTTCTTTCAAGCTCCGTTGGGTGTGTCCCATGATCCGGCTTATGTCGGACTGGACCGGCTGCTTTGCGGCAGGGGCTATTTTGTCCAATACACCTCGGATGAATTCTTCCGTCCAGATGTGCTGCCAGTTGGGGTGCCAAATTATCGTTATCGTTTGATGGAGTTTTCGCCTCCGGCGGAGAAAAATCTCATCTATGATGAAAACGACAAGTTGAAATGGTTTCAACAGGCTGGAGCGCCCATTCCAAATGAAGAGACACCTATTGAACGTGGCTTTACCCGGCCCATCGCGGACAATATTGTGGCGTTGATTATTTCTCCTCAGGTTGAGACTGCTGCTGCCCTTGCGGGCACGGCGGACGGTACGGCCGCTGCTACATATCAGTCTGTTTACAGCTATGACTCTGCCGGGGAACTGATCCCCTTGCCTGAAGATGATCGCCATCGCCTTCCGCCCTTGGTCAAAGTGGTGCTTGTGGCCATTGATGAGCGGACTGCGGACCGGCTCAGCCAGGAAGGCACCCCAGGTACACCCCCTTTTGGCAATGACATCGCTGACCTGATTGGTGGCGATGACAATGAAGTAGATGTAAACGAAACTGTGGAAGCGATCGCCGCTAAACTTCGGGAACGGCGCATCAATTACCGCATTTTTTCATCTACCGTGTCACTCCGTGGTGCCAAATGGAGTCGTTAG
- the vccD gene encoding Verru_Chthon cassette protein D codes for MRTSFSNRRSAAAFTLVEMLTVVGIISLLIALVTPTLLDVVRSTRLSSAGDALVNRISLAQQSAVSMSAEVEMRFYRYADTTADRPEDRSFYAYQVVQTLPNGLEKPLSDPYFMESGVIVSAQEQLSPLLQTTVPQAETVNGNYLFTPPGSASGGDVEYASLRFYPDGGMRVLTEAAVDNQDAEEVANAFTIPAFDLSFLIIVESSESQKTEPPKNYYCIQIDSYTGRTRVYRP; via the coding sequence ATGAGAACTTCGTTTTCTAACCGCCGCTCAGCCGCAGCCTTCACTTTGGTGGAGATGCTCACCGTGGTGGGTATTATCTCCCTTTTAATTGCCTTAGTGACGCCCACTTTGCTGGATGTGGTGCGCTCCACCCGGCTCAGTTCTGCGGGGGATGCTCTGGTAAACCGGATTAGCCTTGCCCAGCAGAGTGCCGTCTCCATGAGTGCGGAAGTGGAAATGCGTTTTTATCGCTATGCAGACACCACGGCTGATCGTCCAGAAGACAGGTCCTTCTATGCATATCAAGTCGTGCAGACATTGCCCAACGGGCTAGAAAAACCCCTTTCAGACCCTTATTTTATGGAGTCTGGGGTGATCGTTTCTGCTCAGGAACAGCTTTCTCCTCTTCTCCAAACCACAGTGCCGCAGGCGGAAACTGTGAATGGGAATTACCTTTTTACACCCCCAGGAAGTGCCAGCGGTGGAGATGTGGAATATGCATCGCTGAGATTTTATCCAGATGGGGGCATGCGTGTGCTCACCGAGGCGGCAGTCGATAATCAGGATGCAGAAGAAGTGGCCAATGCATTCACTATTCCTGCATTTGATCTTAGCTTCCTCATCATTGTGGAATCCAGTGAGTCCCAGAAGACCGAGCCGCCAAAGAATTATTACTGCATT